TACCAGGGAACAAAATGGCTCTCCAGGAGAACCCTGCCCCAGTATGACATACAATATGACAGCAAAAAAGCAGAAGAAATCATTAATTCCTGTCTTGAAAAAGAGCAATACATCCTTGGTGAACTTGACGGCAGCAGAATTCTGCAATGTTATGGTTTCAATACTCTGAAGATGGAACTGGCAACCAGCAGGGACGAAGCGGCTGACCTGGCTGAAACAATCGGTTTTCCCGTGGTCATGAAAATCGTCTCCTCCCAGATCCTGCATAAATCGGAAGCAAACGGTGTCAAGGTGGGTCTGGAAACCGCGGAAGAGGCCAGGGAAGCCTTTACCGAAATCATGGCGGACGCGGCCGCCTATGATCCAGCTGCCGAACTTGATGGTGTTCTGGTTCAGCAGATGGCTCCATCCGGTACTGAAGTGATCCTGGGTGTCAGCAAGGCGCCCATGTTTGGACACGCCGTCATGTTCGGCCTGGGAGGAGTCTTTGTGGAAATATACAAGGATGTGGTGTTCAGCCTGGCTCCCCTGGGCCGCAACGTTGCCCGACGCATGATCAAACGAATCAAAGGCTACCCGATTCTTACCGGTTTCAGGGGCCAGCCACCGGCCGACATCGAAATGCTGGAAAAACATCTGGTCTCGCTCAGGGCCATGGTAACCCATCATCCCGTTATCAAAGAGCTGGATATCAATCCGCTCTTTGTTCATGCCGAAGGAGAGGGAACAACTGTTGCCGATGTCATCATCACCCTGGAGGACAAATCTTAACCCGATTAAGTGAAACAGCTCCAGAGAACTCAGGCTACCAGATCCACCTGCTGCATGGTAACAGCACGACCATTTTCCATCAAGGCAATACCGGTGGAGCGAACCTGCCCAAGGAGTTCATTTTCACTATCCTTCACCAAGAACGGGCTGGCAATACTGCCCAGGTAAATTGCCCCGACTCCCGCCTTGCCAAGGGCAACAAGGCTGGTTGTTCCGTCGGGGCCTCGACTCCAGATGCGAAGCTTATCATAAATAGCATCGTTTTCGTCAATCCAGTCATTACCATCCGTATCATAGAGGGCCAATTCCTGAAATCCGTTACCGGTCCGTGCTCCAAACAATTCATTTCCATCATCAATCTCCCCGTTTTCATTTTTATCAAGGGCGAGAAAACCACTCCCCGGATCGACAAAAGCTATCTGCTCACGGGTCCCATCTGCATCGATATCAAAATGAAAATTTCGCTGGCCAAGTTGACTGCCTGTTCCTGAAAAATTGATCACCAGAGGATCCTTCAGAGCGTCTCCAGCCCGAACTTGAATATTCTGCTCGCTGTAAAACTCACGGCTCATCGAAAGTGACACTGAAAAATCTATTTCCATGCCGTCTTCTGTTTTGATAATACCATTCGCCTGAAAATCCATGGATTCATATTCATAATGAGATTCATGATTATCGTAAATCAATCCGTAACCTCCACTCCCCTCTTCCATCTGTACAACCCCATCACCTTTCTCAACTACCGGTTCATTGTCCGGAACCGGATTCACCAGATCGAATTTTCTCCCTGTAAGGCGCTCAACAAGAGATTTCAGCAGGCGGATATTGAGATCCGATTCCATTTTCTCCTCTTCCGTCATTTTCCCATCAAGCGGATTGACATGACGTCTTTTTACACCTTTGTCCGCCAGGGATACTCTATCTTCCTTTCCACGTCCCAAGCCGTGGAATTGATTCTTCTTCCCTCCCCCGGGGCGACGGGCCTCCCAACCGGAATCATCCTTCCAGGCTACCAGGGATTCCTGTTTTTTATACTGTTCTGTTAAGGTTTGTTCGGAAAAAAACTGTATTGCTGAAGTGGCAATTTTCATGACGGCCCTCCTTGGCAGAAAAGTGGAATGTATCGTTCTGCGCTCATCCTTGAACACAGAAAAAAGAATGCTCTCTCTATATCGGATGGTGTCGGATAATTGTTTACCCAAGAAATCAGTTGCACGAGATTTACCATTGCGATAGGATACGCGGGTTTCAGCAAGTTTTAAAAAACTAATAATTCCTGATTACCCATGAAACTCAGCCGTCCTGGAAATATTCCTGCTTTATGAGGCCAGTCTGCTTACCCGGTGATACCATGAATACACTTCGAGTCGAAAAAATAGGGGGCACCACAATGTCCCGCTTCAATGAGGTTCTCCAAAACGTCATATTGAAAGACAAAAACGACATTTATAACAGAATATATGTCGTTTCTGCCTATGCTGGTATCACCAACGAACTCTTGGAGCATAAAAAAACCGGAACTCCAGGTATTTACCAGATATTTGAACAAGGAAAAGAATGTGAAACGGCAATGAACCGGTTAAAGGAAAGGCTCTGTGAGCTGAACCGTAAATTTGCCACCACCGGCCTGGATATAGAAGCTGCCGACTCCTTCATCTGTGAACGGATACGATTTGCACTCAATATTCTGAAATCGATGAACAATGTGCTTGCCTCCGGTTACGTCAACCGCAACGAACTGTTACTGGCCGCAAGGGAACTCCTGACCTCCATCGGTGAAATGCACAGTGCCTTCAATACAGCAAACATCCTCCAGAACCTGGGGTACAACGCCACCTTCGTTGACCTGAGCGGCTGGAAGGACAGCAGGGAACGAACCATTGATGAACGGATCCGTTATACATTTGCAGAACTCGACCCGAGCAGCACCATCTGTGTAGCAACAGGGTACACCAAGGGAACGGAAGGTATCATGAGAGAGTTTGACAGAGGGTATTCAGAGGTTACCTTCTCCAAAATCGCCGTACTGCTGGGTGCCGGAGAGGCAATCATCCACAAGGAATACCACCTCTGCAGTGGAGATCCTGCCATTATCGGTGAGGACAAAGTCCATCCGATCTGCAATACCAACTTTGATGTTGCAGACCAGCTGGCCGATGTCGGAATGGAGGCAATTCACCCGAAAGCTTCCAAACCACTGGAAACAGCAGGGATCTCCATTCGGGTCATGAATGCCTTTGATCCGAGCCACAGCGGTACACTGATGACCAAGGATTATATCTGTCCCAAGTCAAAAACCGAAGTTATCACCGGCTCAAATATTGTCACCTGCCTTGAAATCCACGATACCCATATGGTTGGTGAAGTCGGGTTCGATATGAAAATCATGCAGGTGCTGGAAAAACATAATGTCAGTTATATCAACAAGGCCACCAATGCCAACACCATCGGTATGATCATCTATGAAAAGGACTGCACCCCTCAGCTGGTAAAAGACATGCAGGAGCGGTTCGAACTTGTTACTACCCAGAATGTGGCCATAGTCTGTGCCATCGGTTCAAATATCGCCAAACCCGGAATTCTTTCAAAAGCAACCAGGTCACTCGCAGACGCCAATATCAACATTCTGACAGTCTCCCAGACATCAAGGCAGACAAATATGCAGTTTACCATCAACCGGAAACATTTCATCCCGGCACAGCGGGCCCTGCACAAGGCCCTGTGTGAGGAGGATAACACAATATAACCTAACACCCCACAAGAGGGTATAAGTGCCTTGGAAATAAACCTAACCATTTAATTTCAAAACACCTTCCCCGGTTTCTCGTTTTTTATGACAGAAATTCAGGACTAAGGCACTAAATCCTGCACTTCGGGAATAAAGAAAAAATATTTATACTGTATAAACAGTTAATTATCATGTCTCAGTAAGGGCTGTACTACTCGCTATCCGAGTAAGATTGTTTTTTTCTTTATTCCCTCGCCCTACGGGATTGGCAATTTTACCAAATCTGCTTCGTTATCAAGGGGTTGAAGTATGGTAAAATACGTCTGCACCCTTGATGCCTCGCATCTCCGATAAACTTGCCAATTGCAGGATTTAGGTATGAATTTCCCCGAAAAACAAAACTGTTCACATAATCGAAGGGTTAGTGTATTTTATTGTTACGGTAGAAATTTTCAGGTAAATGTTCGCGAATTCAGGAAATGGGAATCTGCTCAATGAGTGAACCAGCCAACTCCGCATGGGATGGAACAGAACGGCGGAAAAAAAATCGCAGACGAGATGACCATGATCGCCGAAAAAGTATGGAAAGAAGGTGTGACATCAGGGAAAACCGGCGGAAACCAAAAAAAACTCTTCGCACCTGGATGCGCTCTCTGACAAACGCACGCCTGGGTGTCGACAGACGCAAAGGAAAAGACCAGCGAACTCTCCATGACCGCAGGAATCCGTCGCCTCGCTCAATGCTGACCAAAGAGGAACTGGCCGATCTCCTGGGGGAATAATACCCGGTTCTTGCTTCTCCTTGGTAACTGGTCACAGGATTTGCAACTATCTGTTTTCATTTACCTTACCCTCATTGCTCCCGGTCATCACTTCTCTTGTTCACCACTTTCCCCATCACAATCTTCAGCGACTGAACACCCTTCCTCCTTCTGCAGAAAAGGCAGGTAACTGTATCCTCCATCCTCTGTCCCGGAAACAGTCCCGCCATACTCAACTTCACTCCCACAATTTTCCCGGAGGTAACGAATAATTCTGCTCTCACCCTTAAAAATCTGAATTTTCTCCCGTCCCTGAACAACGAGAACCGGAATTTCGGTAAGATCTAACTTTTTGAGAAAACTGACGTTAACCAGAGGGTCATACTCCGGCAACCGGCTGCTGCCGGAAAAGGAAAAATCCTTCACTTTGTCAATGGGGTTAAAGCGTATAGTACAACTGCGTTTTTCATCCATGACAGCGATCACATTCTCACAATGGGGACATGTTTCAGAAAAAAAGAGATACAGGGAAGGTTTATCTTTTTCTCCTGGAATCTGCGCATAACTTCCCCTGCCAAGAGACACATTTCCCCCTGCAGACGCCTTGAAATCAAGAGAAGACAGGGCAAGAAAGACAGAAAAGAAGAGAACAG
The DNA window shown above is from Desulfomarina profundi and carries:
- a CDS encoding aspartate kinase — its product is MNTLRVEKIGGTTMSRFNEVLQNVILKDKNDIYNRIYVVSAYAGITNELLEHKKTGTPGIYQIFEQGKECETAMNRLKERLCELNRKFATTGLDIEAADSFICERIRFALNILKSMNNVLASGYVNRNELLLAARELLTSIGEMHSAFNTANILQNLGYNATFVDLSGWKDSRERTIDERIRYTFAELDPSSTICVATGYTKGTEGIMREFDRGYSEVTFSKIAVLLGAGEAIIHKEYHLCSGDPAIIGEDKVHPICNTNFDVADQLADVGMEAIHPKASKPLETAGISIRVMNAFDPSHSGTLMTKDYICPKSKTEVITGSNIVTCLEIHDTHMVGEVGFDMKIMQVLEKHNVSYINKATNANTIGMIIYEKDCTPQLVKDMQERFELVTTQNVAIVCAIGSNIAKPGILSKATRSLADANINILTVSQTSRQTNMQFTINRKHFIPAQRALHKALCEEDNTI